The following are encoded together in the Bradysia coprophila strain Holo2 unplaced genomic scaffold, BU_Bcop_v1 contig_94, whole genome shotgun sequence genome:
- the LOC119085470 gene encoding uncharacterized protein LOC119085470: MEIVEEVSPIIECQLPMQAQLNQNDFDDRVCEENVGCDTHECGMTVDRSEKSSSSKVVEQARKIIESNAEMLTLNQPNSNRETEQMGERYAVQNSINNQKPHKFNDQSSVSVKDQNKPKPSGAYDPVARKLRYLTERNKSLAKKLKESQSANIKSKVKKKIDSVLKTLSTEVPAAQFDFIKLQLKNTGKAKKGNRFTFEEKMLALVIYKQIPKRYQGLRKICNLPTRQTLIVHSATVRFKQGINQNLMSFIKEAVSKMEQLDKLCTVGWDEMSLTSSHHFDQIKDYIDGFEDTESKRTDNFATHALVFMARGITSAFKQPISYFLTANLNSTELAELVLLVTSAVMDTGLNVIGSVCDAVNTNLAAVNKLMGVKPKQSTTGQLLEYYINGCKIWHFFDPPHLIKSVRNNLLLKNLLHTVSFNEAKFRTDGTINWNYKSKQQKTASWIDVSDFFKFNNDCESGLFNLIPNVTDEHITPTRRKMKVSLATQVFSGTCGRNMYICWKRKQFKNNCIGTAAVLLFFNELFDSVNGDVTPIPDQLKGSVTMTSNHFTFWGYAIRMLDGMKFTENLTTGKPNQSHVCQHWISSLKGLRCISKHLLELGVESIGLRRLNQDGLENHFF; this comes from the exons ATGGAGATCGTCGAAGAAGTGAGCCCAATTATCGAATGCCAACTTCCAATGCAGGCTCAGTTGAATCAGAATGACTTTGACGATCGTGTGTGCGAAGAAAACGTTGGGTGCGATACACACGAATGCGGTATGACAGTTGACAGATCGGAGAAAAGTAGCAGCTCGAAAGTTGTAGAACAAGCCAGAAAAATTATCGAATCGAATGCCGAGATGTTGACTTTAAATCAACCGAATTCAAATCGAGAGACCGAGCAAATGGGGGAGAGGTATGCCGTCCAAAATTCGATCAACAATCAAAAGCCCCACAAGTTCAATGATCAATCCTCTGTAAGCGTAAAAGATCAAAATAAGCCTAAGCCATCCGGAGCCTACGATCCTGTTGCCCGAAAGTTGCGGTACCTAACCGAACGAAATAAATCTTTGGCGAAAAAGTTGAAGGAGAGTCAGTCAGCAAATATCAAGTCGAAGGTCAAGAAGAAGATCGACTCCGTACTGAAAACATTGTCTACGGAGGTACCTGCAGCACAGTTCGATTTCATTAAGCTCCAACTCAAAAACACTGGAAAAGCGAAGAAAGGAAACCGGTTTACGTTCGAGGAAAAGATGCTGGCATTGGttatttataaacaaattccaaaaCGTTATCAAGGCCTACGCAAGATTTGTAATCTCCCGACCAGACAAACACTCATCGTGCATTCTGCTACTGTTCGATTTAAGCAAggaatcaatcaaaatttaatgagTTTCATCAAAGAAGCCGTTTCGAAAATGGAACAACTGGACAAATTGTGCACTGTCGGCTGGGACGAGATGTCACTGACTTCGAGCCATCACTTCGATCAAATCAAGGACTATATTGATGGCTTTGAGGACACTGAATCGAAACGAACAGATAATTTCGCAACACATGCGTTGGTATTCATGGCCAGAGGTATCACATCAGCGTTCAAGCAGccgatttcatattttcttacGGCCAACTTGAATTCTACTGAACTAGCAGAATTGGTCCTACTGGTCACCTCTGCGGTAATGGATACTG GTTTAAACGTTATCGGATCGGTGTGTGATGCTGTCAACACAAACCTTGCTGCAGTCAATAAACTGATGGGTGTTAAGCCTAAGCAAAGCACAACAGGACAGCTTCTGGAGTATTACATCAACGGTTGCAAAATTTGGCACTTTTTCGATCCCCCTCACTTAATTAAATCGGTGCGAAACAATTTGTTGCTGAAAAATCTGCTTCACACTGTTTCGTTCAATGAAGCGAAATTCAGAACTGACGGCACAATCAATTGGAACTACAAAAGCAAACAGCAGAAAACAGCATCTTGGATCGATGtatcggatttttttaaattcaacaaCGACTGTGAGAGCGGACTGTTCAATCTAATTCCAAATGTTACTGACGAGCACATAACTCCTACGCgacgaaaaatgaaagtaaGTCTCGCAACTCAGGTATTCAGTGGAACTTGTGGTCGCAATATGTACATCTGCTGgaaacgaaaacaattcaaaaacaaCTGCATCGGAACAGCTGCTGTGCTGCTTTTTTTCAACGAGCTGTTTGATAGCGTTAACGGTGATGTCACTCCGATCCCAGACCAACTTAAAGGGTCGGTTACAATGACATCGAATCACTTCACGTTTTGGGGTTATGCTATACGAATGCTGGACGGTATgaaattcactgaaaatttaaCAACCGGAAAACCGAACCAGAGCCATGTTTGTCAACATTGGATTTCATCATTAAAAGGCTTACGATGCATTTCCAAACATTTGTTAGAATTGGGGGTGGAGTCTATTGGACTGCGACGTCTAAACCAGGATGGTctggaaaatcattttttttaa